The window ttttaaacaaatcatttgataaataatgcttcctaaaataatttttttattataataaatattacaaaaatagttattattattatttttaaatcaaaacattaaaataattcttcttaaaaacatttttaatagaaGTATTGTTACTAATAAAAACATTAGTAGATAAAaactttattgaataaaattatgagaaattcattttctttaatttttttttcaaaacttcaaatgaaagtattattaataaaaaacattacttggtaaaaaatattttaaccaaaATTACTTCTCAACAAGTTCTAAATTTCAAATctaaaatttataagaaaatacaaaaggaaTTAGAGCATGTtgtattgaagaaaaatatactTTATagaaaatctttataaaaatggTGCTTTTGTATGTTAGATCTTTGGCCGGATTTTagcaaaaatgataaatttccTTTTCTCCTATTTAGtgatactattttttaatttttaggcaaggtttgtttttcaaaaaatttgtggaaaaatgtaaaggaaaagaaaagtagaaggacaaaaaagaaagaaagaaaataaaaaaatatattataagttaataaatgatttttatttactatttcgaacttattttaactcatcaaattaaataatttaaaaatacataaatttttaattaattttaattatatttgattttcttttatacttttcataaaacaatcaaatatgagaaaaatcattttttttttttttacattttgttttgttagtattttccagtaaccaaacatgatttaaagttttaatcttgattaagattattttttaattgataatttgataatttaatctTCATGTGTTGTTAAAAGGAGATTTGATTATTTGTTAATGCTTTATTCTTTTATCAATCCATTCCTCTTTAAACCCTTATCCAAACCTTGACCATTTAGATCAAGATTAAGGCAAGTAATCATGTAAACCAACATTCTCCAATGATTAAACCCAAACCCATACCCTAAACCCTAACTAACTTTCAAAAGGTGTAGTCTTAAATGACTAAACCCTAAGCCCCACCTCAAATAGCCTAAAATGAAGTCCTAAAAAGCCCCAAACACTATCCCCTAAACCCTAGCTCCCTTTGCTGCTTCATCAAGTATAATGTGGACACCAGTAAAACCCAACTCACCAGAGGCACAATGAGAGATGGTAAACCTATATTAATATATCCTAAATACCCAAGTTAAAACGTTGTCTACTTTATCCATACTAGAAGTATAACCAACCCTATGTTCCAATCATTTGAGGACTTCAGTTATTAAACTTAAACTCTTgactctaaaccctaaacccaaaatcCTAATTAACTAAACCCTAAAACTCAAATTAGGGTGCAACTTAGACTAAATCAAGTATTTTTTCATTAACTAGATCAATAATGACTATCAAACTAAATCACCGCAATCACCTGCCACCATcttgtttttgggtttttaagATCTTTGGCGACTACTACTGCAATTGgaattgattcaatttcattgaTCTAAGATGGCCAAACAGAAGAAAAGCACTTCAAAGAACCACACAACAATACCCTTATAAAAGCAAAGTGACTGAGTTTGGCTCAATTTCATTAGTGGAAATTAAGCATCATCCAACGTAAGCTTTAGACTACCAATATGAAAGTAGAAAGGAGGTTAAAACCAGGAACCATGTACATTTCAAACTTCTTGGCTATGAAATCTCAGCCATTCCAAAGTGGATTCACCCCAAGTACAAGAACCACAACACAAACCCATcacttgaaaaacatttttaagggAGGACGAGCTGCATTTAGCAGTCTGATTTAGTATTAAATAGGCAAAACATAGATACAAGTGGTAAGAGTACAGTAATATATATAACACCATTCAATAATATATAAAGCTACAGATTCAGAAATGCAGTTGCATTTTCAATAGTTTAAGCCGGCCATCTTCCATCTTCAGAGGAGAGTTGGGGAGAGATCCATGGGAAAGGGATTGCCCAAGACATTGTCCATGTAATAGTGGCCTGGATGTGTGGCATCCATAACCACAAACTGCATATCTTCTGAGGGCTTCCAGTGCCGCTTCCTTTGGTTAATGAACCAGTTGTTTATTTGCTTCTGATCCAGGCCTGTGGATTCTGCAAGAGCCAACTTCTGCGACTCCTGTTGACACACAGTTGCACCATGGTGAGTCAATAAAAAACAGAATATTGAGTTTGGGTTCCTATTTTATGATGCTGAAAGCACCAGAAAAAGTACTCAGCAGGGGGTGCTCAAGTGCATACCTAAcatatagaaaacaaaaaacaagtttGATAGGGGATGAAAACCGAGACAGACAAAACGCCACCAGGGGGTGCTCAAGTTCTGATTGATTCTTGATACCCCAAAGGGCACTTACATTGTAGATTAATTAGTGCTCAGAATCTAATATAACCATGATTATGGGCATTAAGAAGTTTGTAGGGAAAACAGTACCGATGGGTATGGCCATTTGTAGTGTCTGCTCCACCAATCCAGCAACTGCTGCCGGGCTTCTTTAGGTagctttcctttctttctcttcttcatgAACTCCTGCTTGAGACTGCTTAGATATCCACTGTACTTGCGCAGAAGCTGGCCTTTCAGTTCCCTGTCCTCTGCTTGAGGATCAATGAAGTTGTTATTTACATCAACTTCTTCTTCAGATGATCCATTTCTATCAAGGCCCTCGCCACCAGCTGATTACATTGAAAATTTATCAGCACTTCATACATGAGAGTTTCTGTTGACGGTAATGACAACTTTAGACATAATAAACTAGATTATGATACTACTCTAGATTCATCGTGAATCTAAATAGTTCCATAGTGATACTGAAGAAATACAAAGCAAAGATTAGATTACAATACTATTCTAGATTTGTCAGAAATCTATATGGTTCCACAGTAATgctgaagaaaaacaaaacataatgtTCCACTGTAATGATCATTGAACGAAACAGAATCCAATAAATCAGGTGCACATGCATATATACTATTAGGTTGCTCCCAGGTTGATGCCCTAGTTGGGGACAAATTAGTCACAATGAAAATTTCGTTCCATGTAAATTTCAACAGATACCTTTTCACTATTGATACCCCTAAATATTCTCCTGGGAAGAATCACATGCTGAAAAAATATTCTTCAGGTCATCAAACAAGAAGACAATCTTATCAATATCATAAATTGTTCCCATCGAATATTTGCTTGCAAGCTGATACCAAACATGATAAATAGTTTCGAGAAACAATATCATGAATTGTTTCTATGCGCAGATTCTTTCCCTGTTCACAAAGATAAAGCACATGCATGCACCACAAAGTAAAACTTACAGAATGTGATCTCCTAGATTGGGATGTGTACTAATATCAAGAGAAGCTAGTTTCACCACAAATTTTCCTTAGATTCAAAGGCAAAACCAACGATTGGTGAAATAACAAAATCTGATTGGGTGGATTTTCCGTATGAGCACGCCTATAGAAATCTACTAGCAGTGAAATAATGTTTTGATCTTGATATACAGGTTTAAGGTGCTTGGAATTTTAGGTAAAAATCTAGATAGTTCCAATATAACTTTACCATTGATCTATCAAGAACCTAAACTGAATGCGTTTACTTGAACTTGACAATATCTGCACTTAAAATTTCCTTCCAGTACTTTATGCCAACCCTTGAAATCTGCTGCTAGAGATAACAAGATCAAAAGTTTCTCATATACCAAATTGCGAAATTCTAAACACATTTGTTCCTTTGATGTCTGAGCATGTTACTTAGCGGTTAAAATCGAAGATAAAAGCTTGCTAACAACATTCTGATATTAATTATGCCAACTACTATAGCATCCATTAATAGAGCATCTAATCCTAGCACTTTCAACTTCACAATTTAAACCCATCATTAAAccctaatcaataaaaaatttgaaggaaaatatatatccaaagaatattaatattattactactaGCTCAACAAATTGAATGTTCCTATGGAAATTCTGATAACCTTTTTGTATATATTCACAATAAACATGTCCCTCCATACACATTAACCCAGTATATCTAGTCGGCACCATCTTCATTATCACCTAGACTAAACTAATTCAATATTGAACTACATAGTATTTAAATCTCCCAAagactaaaaatgaaaattaaccCATAAGTAGTTCCACTTCCACCTAGGTTTTTCATatacacacaaacacacacaatcgacaaatatttttttctcctgAAAGTGCCCCTTCAAAATTCTGTATTGTCTAAAAAGGCCTAGTGTCTCTAATGCCAGCTAGTTGTGCTTCATAGAGATTCTTTTTAGGCCAATAGATGTTCTTTTTATCCAAGtccaaaaagtagaaaaaataatCTTGGTCTCCCTATTAGAAGGCCTTCTTTTTAGGCATACCTTTCTTTTAATATCATCACTTCAAACAGTACTGGGACACATCCAGCAAGATCTATTGCAGGCAAATTTCAGGTTTATATATAGACACCTGTATGGGAAGTTCATTCAAGTACTAGTTCTTGAAATATGTTGACAGaggatataataataattaattcaaTGGTACTATCccatataaaagaatatttcagaAAGTACTGCAATCATATTCAAGTGGATTATATTGATAAAAGTAGGTGATCATATCAAAACTAATAGCAGCAGAACAAATTAAGTAGAGCATTATAAGCAGTCAGAAGGATGCcctaaaataaaaccaaataaaagaaaataaagagacaTAAATCAGTTAATCTTGATAATTCAGACACTGAATAACATCCAATACTGGATCAGTAGCTTACTACTACATCCAATGAGTATCATTGTCAAACTTCATGCACCTTAAACTAAGATATAGGGGACTGAACTCCATGATGATTCATCAGCATAATTAATGTGTAATGTGTCATTACGCAGTcccaaaactcaaaaaaaattgCGGTTATCTAGAAAGAAAATCATTTGCTCAAGAAGCTACAGTTAGGACTATCAGTAGGATATGTAAAAGCAGATTGAAGAGAAAGATGCAGTCAGGCACTTCATCCAGTCACTTCACAACAAACTGTTAAATCATATTGTGGCTATATACATGGTTTCTGTGAAATATTAAAGCCATAGAAATCAAATCTCCATCTATTCCACCAGCACTGGTGTAAATGGAGAAAACTAATAAAATCTATACCGAAAACAAACGTAGCTAGCAGGTTCTTGCACAGGATTTTTGAACTAGTTACATATGTTTAATTAATCCTCTTTCAAAAGCATGAAATAAGGTTAATTTCTCATCCTCTTCTTTATTCCAGCACTACTGACATTCACAAGTGCATGCTAGAGGCCTGGGGTTCTATCTCTCTTACATTATTGATTACCATCACTTTGGACCATGAAAACAGACCATGAAAAACCAGCATGCTATTCACAAATTCTTgggaaggaaaacaaaaactcTGAAtagaaaactaataaaatatttcagcAAAGAAATCATATATAATCAAACTTTAAAAGCATAAATATATTAGGATTGATGTTGAGcaaagcaaaaaataaagaaaattgaaactACAAGGTTTTCTAGCAtatagaaaaagagaaagaaagccaCAGGACTAGGCAGAAAGTGCATTAATAGATTCACACACAAAGACTAACAAAGATACAAGACAGTATTAATTAACtgtaattcaaaaataaatgataaacatATAAATGAACCCTATAGAAATCAACaatattatatcaaaatagTCAAGCATCCGTACAAAATCAAAACTATCAACACTGCACTTAGATCACATCTGTCAAACTCCTAGTCCCTTACAAAATAATTGCACCTAAACAAGGATTCGATCTTACTAGAGCAACAAATGGACTCgactttttttcatttggcTACTATGATGATAGATGTTACACTGCATCCCACTTGTCTGTTAAAATCTTTGtaatttatcaaataagaaACACTGGATGTGACACTGCATACTCAATTTGTCTGCTAAAATCCTTATAATTTGTGAAACACTAAACACAAGAATCAATTTTCACTCAAATCTAAATGCCTAGATATGCTTTCAAGGATGCCACTCCATTCCCAGAACCATGCCCTCTAACTCCAGAGGGGGCCAGCCATCCAAAAAGCAAACCTTCCTTTGTTCCTGATCAGAGTAACAAAGTTGGAAAACCCTCCCCAAAGCTAAGTCTCCTACAGTTTAAATCATGCATGCTCCACAATCAGGGCACAGCCATTCCAACACACCCCAAATGCTTTTAAGATTTGTCCCTAGTGCCATTGCCAGCTCCATATTGTGGGCACTGATGTTCAATCACACCCCAAAAGAATTCCTGCAACATCTTTCCATGCAATACAGTTCAAGTTAAATCTTCAGCATCAAACAAAATATGCACCTTGCTACCTGTAACCTGATCCAGGATGTCACCGGaactcagaaaaaaaaattaataaaaaaaaaaaggcaaagggTTTTGCAGTTCCGCTTCGCAATTCTTACACATTCACCAAAAGCCAAACCCATCTCAATTGATTTCTTACTTCCCCGGAATTTCTTTGAAAACCAGTTAAAGTTGCACCGGTACGCTTGTTTGGATAGAGGAGACAAGCAGCTAATTAAAAGTCACAGTCAACATCAAATTGGGAAAATAATTGAGAGgccattttcttcaaaaacatatTCCCTAAAAGCTGCAAAAATGAGCGAATATCTAGCAACCCAGCACCTGAAGAGGTTATAACAAACACAGAAAGGCCAGTTGAGGAAACACACACAACGAGAAGAGAAGAGAATCAAAGCTAAGGATGTATAAAAAATTCCATCTCCACGTACCGAGGAAACCCTAGTCCCTGAAAAAGTACAATACATACACGAAAGAGaagcagaaaaaaaaattataaaacaacaaaaacagaaaaaagaaaagaaaataccaGAAAACAAGGATTAAAAAACTAAGCAGCCACTGCAGGAGGCAAGCTCTATAATATTGTTGATTAGTACTATTTAGCCTCTTTGTTCTTGGGAAACAAACACATGCATGTCTGGTtattataaaagtaaataaataaatccaacTACTAAACAATCCATAAATAGCTAGGATCTTTTAAGTTTCGCTGATGGAACGAAGGAGATGGAGAGAGCGAGGTCATCACCAGAATCAGAAGAAGAAACTGTGAGGGCTTTGAACTGGCACTCGACCCTTGAGAGAAAAAGCATAGCTTCCTTGAAGGGTTTGGAGAGCTCTTGCTCGTACTTGGTCAGCATCTCACAGTAGGCCTCCATGAATTGATCGAGAGCCGGATCCTCGCCTATGCAGCTTGTTCCAGTGCGAACCATGGCAGCCTCAGATGCACAAGCTTCCTCTAATCTTGCAACTACTTCAGGTGGTGCTCCGACCTGTCATCAGATTTGACAGAAGTCATGAAGAAAAAGGCAAAAACCGAGACTTGTCTCTATCATTTAGGTCAAAAGGTTTTGTATCCTTCACTTCCTTGCAACATAAATCAAATTAAGAACCACAACGTAATGGGTATGTAGGTTTCCGTCCACACAGTTCATCAGTTCAAAGAATTGAACATGAAATATTTACCAGGAAATGGGCATATAGTGATTGAATTGTCTATCTTTTAAGCTGAAAAAGGCAGAGATGTTGATAAGTGGGTGCATATATACATGTGTTGGAGAGAAAGATAGAGATGAGGACAATAATAATAGCTTTCCGGGTATTTGGCTTTCTGAGTGAAAATTTTTCGTTCTTCACCTTTTGGCAATTGGCATAGGCGGCCAAGAGACGGTGGTAGTGAGGATGAGCCATGATCTTAGCCTTGACAGAAGAAGTGCTGCCATCGTTGTTGCCATGGGTTTCCATGAAATAACACCCAGGGTCACTGCCGTGGTGGTTGTtggtggaggtggtggtggtgtgcTGGTTATGGTTGTGATTCTCCAGTATCAGAGAGGAGCCTCTACTGCTGTTGCGGTTAAGGTCGTGATTGTGGTTGGGAGGCAGAGGAAGAAATAGGGTATTTGCGTCTGCAGCATTAGGATTAGATGTAGTCATGAGAGGCATCATCATCATAGGACATAGTCCATTACTACTGTTGTCTCCAAAAGCCATCAAACAAGCAGTGCTACTAGAACCACCCTCCATTATCTCTCACTTTCTTATCTTTCCATACTTATATAAccatctctctcttttctctctctctctctctctcttcttctctttacTAAGATCGTCTTTTGTCTCTCCAGTGCTCTCCCGGTTTTTATGCTACAACTTTCAGCCTTTTTACAGAAAATCCTAAATATTGGTAGTAATAGTAGTCAGCTGTGAAGGGTTTTTCCCCTTGGCTTCGTCTGTAAAGCCTGTTCAGATTTCCTTTGGAAATGGGTGTTTTTCTTTCTGGGCATTAACAGCATTaactcctctctctctctctccccttctTTGGCTCCCTCTCTGAGTGAGATCAATGagaagtgagagagagagatggggtTTCACAGTGCACGCGGTGTAAGCCACTGTAACAACAGCTTAGAGCAAGGGACGCCTACGcctaatgtttttatttatcttgCAAAGCTTTACCTTCCCGATGAAAACTCTCTCCCTCTTTTCTTGCACTGCCACTGATAGACTGCCATTACTGgcaagaaaggagaagaaaaaatgttaaaacaAGAGaaggtagagagagagagagagagtagtggaaagaaagagagagtaaTAGAGGAACGATCAAATCGAGGAAGAGCCAAGATGGAGGTCTACAACTAGTGGTGatggagggagagagagagagagggaaaggTCTTTGGGGCACGGAATCACCACAACTCCTGTACTGCACTGCTTCATATCAATCTGTCCACTCATTTAATATTCGCTCGTGGATTGTCCTCTTCTTTATCTCTCCCCCAAACCCATCAAACCCAATCcccatctctctctttctctcaagATTTTACTGAAAATTTGCAGTTTTGATGAAGCCAAACCAGATGAGAAACGACGCCGTTTGCTTCAAAAGGGAAAATTGCCCTGACATAATCTTTTCCCAGAATTCAAATCTCTCCCcccatctctctctcttattATTAGTCTCATTCATTCCATCTAATCCGTAATTATTAGCATAGGAAAAGTGGGTTTCAGCTTAAAAAAAGCTGGAAAAGCTAGTGGGACAGTCCGAATGTCTcttccacctctctctctctctcccccctctCCGTCTCCCTGTTTCTGAGTTGTGGTAGCTTCACTCTCCTGTGAAAAATCGTGGGAAACCACTCCAATCACGGTGAACAAATTGTCGCTATTGGATTGTCCCCTATGACCCTGCTTACCTAAAAGCCTAATCTCCGCTTACACCGCCACTGTTCCTCTCACTGTTAGTTCTACAACTCTGACCTCTACACTCTCTTTAATGGCGCCTTTTTTAAGCTTTGTGTAGTGTACCTGTACCGCCATCTTCTttaacacacacacatacaaagGACAGTCATTTCTCCGGCATTTACACACACCCTAGCTACCAGAGTCGAGGAATCTCAAGACTCCCAACCACAAGTCGATTCTTACAGTCCCAACACTGTAGGTTTTTTCTCCTCCGCTTCCTGTGTCCCCAGTCATACCCTACGTATTGTCCCTTTTGCCTTCCTTGAACGAAGGTACATGGTACATGCAAGTAATTGTTCTGCAAGCTTTAACTTCACTTCTTATCATAGACTTCGTTGGATCCTTATCCAATTAAATTCACCAGTCGATTTAGCTGCAACATATTCTATGTAAATATTTCTTCTCTAATGTGTTACTAATTATATTAGAGCAAAATTCTGAAGACATCATGTTCGATCATTTTCATTATCCTAATCATATTATGTTTTCTCGTACCACTATGTTTCATATGTTTCAACTACCCTAATCACATTATTTTTAGCTATTGGGCAGCGAAGATTGACTCCATGGATCTTAAAAGGGAGTTATGTATTAAATTATCCTCATTAATTAGCCCTAGTGTGTGACATTCTTTTATTCTCCTATTGTACTTTGCGCATAGAACTTGTCAACTTCTAATATTTAGTGCTAATAATTGCTCTTTCGGGCTTTGATCATACATGGGTAGGCCTCGTGTGGTCAACTATTTTATTGATTCAGGAGCCATTGCCACCTTCTGAGTTCTGTCCCCGTTTTT of the Vitis vinifera cultivar Pinot Noir 40024 chromosome 10, ASM3070453v1 genome contains:
- the LOC100267474 gene encoding homeobox protein SBH1, translating into MEGGSSSTACLMAFGDNSSNGLCPMMMMPLMTTSNPNAADANTLFLPLPPNHNHDLNRNSSRGSSLILENHNHNQHTTTTSTNNHHGSDPGCYFMETHGNNDGSTSSVKAKIMAHPHYHRLLAAYANCQKVGAPPEVVARLEEACASEAAMVRTGTSCIGEDPALDQFMEAYCEMLTKYEQELSKPFKEAMLFLSRVECQFKALTVSSSDSAGGEGLDRNGSSEEEVDVNNNFIDPQAEDRELKGQLLRKYSGYLSSLKQEFMKKRKKGKLPKEARQQLLDWWSRHYKWPYPSESQKLALAESTGLDQKQINNWFINQRKRHWKPSEDMQFVVMDATHPGHYYMDNVLGNPFPMDLSPTLL